The Candidatus Schneideria nysicola genome contains a region encoding:
- the plsX gene encoding phosphate acyltransferase PlsX, producing the protein MRILSLSLDAMGGDFGPAVTVPAALQALISYPKLEIILVGDPITINTYLKKYHAILSERLTIFPAHAVIANDVKPSQAIRASKGTSMRLAIELIQSGRVQACVSAGNTGSLMGLATLILKPLNGINRPALMVVLPHKKKGKTILLDLGANAVCDGTMLVQFALMGSVVAEQIIGVHTPRVALLNIGEEENKGPDHIQQAAKKLKQIQSINYIGYLEANDLLTGKTDVMVCDGFSGNITLKTMEGVIRFCLSFIQSTSNQSSIIEKKIKSLIKNFFVNRQISQLNPDQYNGAYLVGLRGTVIKSHGAANQHAFTAAIEQAIQAVEKNVPERIAARLSTVLLQST; encoded by the coding sequence TATCATATCCCAAACTTGAAATTATACTCGTTGGTGATCCTATAACAATTAATACATATTTAAAAAAATATCATGCTATTCTTTCTGAAAGATTAACAATATTTCCAGCTCATGCTGTTATTGCTAATGATGTTAAACCATCACAAGCAATACGTGCCAGTAAAGGAACATCTATGCGATTAGCAATTGAATTAATACAATCTGGACGTGTGCAAGCATGTGTTAGTGCAGGAAATACTGGATCTTTAATGGGATTAGCAACTTTAATACTAAAACCTTTAAATGGGATCAATCGTCCAGCTTTAATGGTAGTTTTACCCCATAAAAAAAAGGGTAAAACTATTTTATTAGATCTAGGTGCGAATGCTGTATGTGACGGTACGATGCTTGTACAATTTGCTTTAATGGGATCGGTTGTTGCAGAACAAATTATTGGAGTACATACTCCAAGAGTAGCTTTATTAAATATAGGAGAAGAAGAAAATAAAGGACCGGATCATATTCAACAAGCAGCTAAAAAATTAAAACAGATTCAATCTATTAATTATATAGGATATCTCGAAGCTAATGATTTATTAACCGGAAAGACAGATGTGATGGTCTGTGACGGATTTTCTGGAAATATTACCTTAAAAACGATGGAAGGTGTAATAAGATTTTGTCTATCCTTTATACAATCCACCTCCAATCAAAGTTCTATAATAGAAAAAAAAATAAAATCTCTAATAAAAAATTTCTTTGTAAATCGTCAAATTTCTCAACTGAATCCTGATCAGTACAATGGTGCTTATTTAGTAGGATTAAGAGGGACTGTTATAAAAAGTCATGGCGCTGCTAATCAACATGCATTTACTGCTGCTATTGAACAAGCAATTCAAGCAGTAGAAAAAAATGTTCCAGAACGTATAGCAGCACGATTGAGTACAGTACTTTTACAAAGTACATAA